One part of the Eleginops maclovinus isolate JMC-PN-2008 ecotype Puerto Natales chromosome 14, JC_Emac_rtc_rv5, whole genome shotgun sequence genome encodes these proteins:
- the LOC134875671 gene encoding LOW QUALITY PROTEIN: 7SK snRNA methylphosphate capping enzyme-like (The sequence of the model RefSeq protein was modified relative to this genomic sequence to represent the inferred CDS: inserted 1 base in 1 codon; deleted 1 base in 1 codon), with product MIRMSLDTETVLPHEVSPAAVSLSEQPQLAKSHPLHAAYGLQLPDNSQPAAAGAQRIVKRRYSMGVGFKGLAKRRRRTNSDSQSESVLPSHFLLGGNIFDPLNLNSLLDEDVNRATNQETPKCSPLPLRGGDPVEILVPRDITDPLNLKGGCRGGGEVGGLLLSPLKRRRHRNRHHGGGGGGEREAVPARLFSSTVALTVPLLTREGGVSASPLPCELNTAITCRDDVVLPPILLRRHTHPAPGNQGEGRQRRQRRTTSIRSFDCAAIATTATTTQPTKFETPLVGGAKAGRCGGPQSGSAQPPQKKKKDKHRYQHGNHSRYYGYLGFYGDGCEGRVGPQDDPRLRLLQADWFRDRKVLDIGCGAGHMTLAVARRFTPAHILGVELNERLVHAANQNIRHFMSHDLVLKEEEERRKRXKTKKEQDMEEVMVEKDEVIEKGKEEDIMEVIKLFQCSVSLLSLPLSFRVSRGPLSAPPLLLPSSSRFPQNVTFIQGDYVSLQELWPGRGQYDVIICLGVTKWVQLHSGDGGVATLFRRAYQSLSPGGLFILQPQPWSSYCRSKRASERTCDAFRTLRFRPEQFTWYLTEREGFTSYRMLTHTGDKRPIYLFNKGPARRK from the exons ATGATCAGGATGTCATTAGACACAGAGACTGTCCTCCCTCATGAGGTCAGCCCCGCCGCTGTCAGCCTATCAGAGCAGCCGCAGCTGGCCAAGTCCCACCCCCTACATGCTGCATACGGACTCCAGTTGCCCGACAACAGCCAGCCTGCCGCCGCTGGAGCTCAGCGAATAGTAAAGCGCCGTTACTCGATGGGCGTCGGGTTCAAGGGACTGGCCAAGCGTCGCCGCCGCACCAACAgcgacagccaatcagaatccGTGCTGCCGAGCCACTTCCTGTTGGGCGGGAACATCTTCGACCCGCTGAACCTCAACTCACTATTGGACGAGGACGTCAACAG AGCGACCAATCAGGAGACACCAAAGTGCTCACCCCTGCCACTGCGGGGCGGAGACCCTGTAGAGATCCTGGTTCCCCGTGACATTACAGACCCCCTGAACCTGAAGGGGGGGTGCCGCGGGGGTGGTGAGGTAGGGGGGCTGCTGCTCTCCCCCCTGAAAAGGAGGagacacaggaacagacacCATGGGGGGGGTGGCGGGGGTGAGAGGGAGGCCGTACCTGCCCGGCTGTTCAGCTCCACGGTGGCTCTGACAG TTCCTCTGCTGACCAGAGAGGGCGGTGTCTCTGCGTCTCCGCTGCCCTGTGAACTGAACACCGCCATCACCTGTCGGGATGACGTGGTCCTGCCCCCCATCCTCCTCCGCAGACACACCCACCCCGCGCCGGGTAACCAGGGCGAGGGTCGCCAGCGGAGACAGCGCCGCACCACCTCCATCAGGTCGTTCGACTGTGCCGCTATTGCAACCACCGCAACCACAACACAGCCAACCAAATTCGAGACACCTCTGGTGGGAGGGGCTAAAGCTGGCAG GTGTGGAGGCCCTCAGTCCGGCTCAGCTCAgccaccacagaagaagaagaaggacaagCACCGCTATCAGCATGGCAACCACAGCCGTTACTACGGTTACCTTGGTTTCTATGGTGACGGGTGTGAGGGGCGCGTGGGCCCGCAGGACGACCCGCGGCTCCGCCTCCTGCAAGCCGATTGGTTCAGAGACAGGAAGGTGCTGGACATTGGCTGCGGCGCCGGTCACATGACGCTCGCTGTCGCCCGCAGATTT ACCCCCGCCCACATCCTGGGGGTGGAGCTTAACGAGAGGCTGGTCCACGCAGCCAATCAGAACATCAGACACTTCATGTCGCATGACCTGGTgctgaaagaggaggaggagaggaggaaga agaagacgAAGAAGGAACAGGATATGGAGGAGGTGATGGTGGAGAAAGATGAGGTGATAGAGAAGGGGAAGGAGGAAGATATCATGGAGGTGATTAAGTTATTCCAGTGCTCTgtctccctcctttctctccccctttccttCAGGGTGAGTCGGGGTCCTCTCTCAGCTCCACCCCtgctcctcccctcctcctccaggttCCCTCAGAATGTCACATTCATCCAG GGCGATTACGTGTCACTGCAGGAGCTGTGGCCTGGGCGAGGCCAGTATGACGTCATCATTTGTCTGGGCGTGACCAAGTGGGTGCAGCTGCATTCAGGTGACGGGGGCGTGGCCACGTTGTTCAGGCGAGCCTATCAGAGCCTGTCGCCGGGCGGACTATTCATCCTGCAGCCCCAGCCATGGAGCAGCTACTGCCGCAGCAAGAGAGCCTCG GAGAGGACGTGTGATGCCTTCAGGACCCTGAGGTTCAGACCAGAGCAGTTCACCTGGTacctgacagagagagaggggttcaCCTCATACAggatgctcacacacacag GTGACAAGAGGCCGATCTACCTATTCAACAAAGGCCCCGCCCGCAGGAAATGA